The following coding sequences are from one Syngnathus acus chromosome 12, fSynAcu1.2, whole genome shotgun sequence window:
- the pde6b gene encoding rod cGMP-specific 3',5'-cyclic phosphodiesterase subunit beta — protein sequence MGVQKEDVEKFLKENPAFAKEYFAKKMSQSAISKVSGLQEKQVDFSQLQELSQVEESRIMYDLITDMQENINMEKVIFKILKRISALIHADRCSLFMYRQRNGIGELATRLFNVNTQSELDECVVPPDSEIVYPLDLGIVGHVAQTKKTVNVKDVKENQYFSSFVDELTDYETRNVLATPILNGKDMVAVIMALNKTTGPHFTNEDEDLFSKYLKIATLNLKIYHLSYLHSCETRKGQLLLWSANKVFEELTDIERQFHKALYTVRAYLNCDRYSVGLLDMTKDKEFFDVWPVLMGEQPPYAGPLTPDGREVHFYKVIDYILHGKEDIKVIPNPPADHWALSSGLPTYVAESGFICNIMNAGSDETFDFKSEALDSSGWTIKNVLSLPIVNKKEEIVGVATFYNRKDGKPFDDQDEQLMEALTQFLGWSALNTDTYDKMNKLENRKDIAQDMVLYHVKCRNDEIQNILNTKEVYDCEPWECEEDELLNILKKDLPPLIKKFEIYEFRFSDFNCTEMELVKCGIQMYYEVGVVKKFQIPQEVLVRFMYSVSKGYRRITYHNWRHGFNVGQTMFTLLTTGMLKRYYTDLEVMAMITAGFLHDIDHRGTNNLYQVKSGNPLAKLHGSSILERHHLEFGKFLLSDESLNIYQNLNRRQVEHVIHLTDIAIIATDLALYFKKRTMFQKIVDLSHTYEDEKKWVDFMSLETTRKEILMAMMMTACDLSAITKPWEVQSKVALSVAAEFWEQGDLERTVLEQQPIPMMDRNKAAELPKLQCGFIDFVCTFVYKEFSRFHPQIQPMLDGILNNRKEWNAKKEEYEAQLKVIEDQKAAKQAAATSKADNAGGSKTCSVC from the exons ATGGGCGTGCAAAAGGAGGATGTAGAGAAGTTCCTCAAAGAGAACCCGGCTTTTGCTAAGGAGTACTTTGCTAAGAAGATGAGCCAAAGCGCCATATCTAAGGTGTCGGGACTCCAGGAAAAACAGGTGGACTTCAGCCAACTCCAGGAACTCAGCCAG GTGGAGGAAAGTCGGATCATGTATGACCTGATCACAGACATGCAGGAGAACATCAACATGGAAAAAGTGATCTTCAAGATCCTCAAGAGAATCAGCGCGTTGATCCACGCCGACCGCTGCAGCTTGTTCATGTACCGGCAGAGGAACGGCATCGGCGAGTTGGCCACCAGACTCTTCAACGTCAACACCCAGTCCGAGCTGGACGAGTGTGTCGTGCCGCCCGATTCTGAGATCGTCTACCCGCTGGACTTGGGGATAGTCGGTCATGTAGCCCAGACCAAGAAGACAGTGAATGTGAAGGATGTCAAAGAG AACCAGTACTTCAGCTCATTTGTGGATGAGCTCACTGATTACGAGACCAGGAACGTTCTGGCCACGCCCATTCTCAATGGCAAAGACATGGTGGCCGTGATCATGGCCCTTAACAAGACCACGGGGCCACATTTCACAAATGAGGATGAAGAT CTCTTTTCAAAGTATCTGAAAATCGCCACGTTGAACTTGAAGATCTACCACCTGAGTTACCTCCATAGCTGTGAGACTCGTAAAGGACAG TTGCTGCTGTGGTCCGCCAACAAAGTTTTTGAAGAGCTGACCGACATCGAGCGGCAGTTCCACAAGGCCTTGTACACGGTGCGAGCCTACCTCAACTGCGACCGCTACTCGGTCGGCTTACTTGACATGACCAAAGATAAG GAGTTCTTTGACGTGTGGCCGGTATTAATGGGAGAGCAGCCACCTTACGCTGGGCCTCTAACACCTGACGGAAGg gaagTACATTTCTACAAAGTCATTGATTACATACTACACGGGAAGGAAGACATCAAAGTAATACC taATCCACCAGCAGATCATTGGGCCTTGAGCAGCGGCTTGCCTACTTATGTTGCTGAAAGTGGCTTT ATTTGCAATATTATGAACGCGGGATCGGACGAGACGTTTGACTTCAAG TCTGAGGCGCTGGACAGCAGTGGATGGACCATCAAGAATGTTCTCTCCCTCCCGATCGTCAACAAAAAGGAAGAGATTGTAGGCGTGGCCACTTTTTACAACAGAAAAGACGGAAAGCCTTTCGACGATCAAGACGAGCAGCTCATGGAG GCTTTGACCCAGTTTTTGGGCTGGTCAGCTTTGAACACGGACACGTACGACAAAATGAACAAGCTGGAGAACCGTAAAGACATCGCTCAGGACATGGTGCTCTACCACGTTAAATGTCGGAATGATGAAATTCAAAATATCCTG AACACCAAAGAGGTCTACGACTGCGAACCGTGGGAGTGTGAAGAAGATGAGCTTCTAAATATCTTG AAAAAAGACCTACCTCCTCTGATCAAAAAATTTGAGATCTACGAATTCCGTTTTTCGGATTTCAACTGCACCGAGATGGAACTGGTCAAGTGCGGTATTCAGATGTACTATGAAGTCGGCGTCGTCAAGAAATTCCAAATCCCACAGGAG GTGCTGGTTCGCTTCATGTACTCTGTGAGTAAAGGCTACAGGAGAATCACGTACCACAACTGGCGCCACGGCTTCAATGTGGGACAAACCATGTTCACGCTCTTGACG ACGGGAATGCTGAAGCGGTACTATACCGACTTGGAGGTCATGGCCATGATTACAGCAGGCTTCCTTCATGATATTGACCATAGAGGGACCAACAATTTGTACCAGGTCAA GTCAGGCAACCCTCTCGCTAAGCTGCATGGATCTTCCATTTTGGAACGACATCATCTGGAGTTTGGAAAATTTCTCTTGTCTGATGAG TCACTGAACATCTACCAGAACCTGAACAGACGACAGGTGGAGCACGTCATTCACCTCACGGATATCGCCATCATCGCCACCGACCTCGCCCTTTATTTCAA AAAGAGAACCATGTTCCAGAAGATTGTGGACCTTTCGCACACGtatgaagatgaaaaaaagtggGTTGATTTCATGTCTCTTGAAACAACCAGGAAAGAGATACTCAT GGCTATGATGATGACCGCTTGCGACTTGTCCGCCATCACCAAGCCTTGGGAGGTGCAAAGCAAG GTTGCTTTGTCTGTGGCGGCAGAGTTTTGGGAGCAAGGTGACCTAGAGAGGACAGTACTGGAGCAACAACCCATT CCCATGATGGACAGGAACAAAGCAGCAGAGCTCCCCAAGCTTCAATGTGGTTTTATCGACTTTGTCTGCACATTTGTCTACAAG GAGTTCTCCCGCTTCCACCCACAAATCCAACCCATGCTCGATGGAATCCTGAACAACAGGAAGGAGTGGAATGCCAAAAAAGAAGAGTATGAGGCTCAACTTAAAGTCATAGAGGACCAGAAGGCCGCAAAGCAGGCGGCCGCAACCAGTAAAG CGGATAACGCCGGCGGTTCCAAGACCTGCTCGGTGTGCTGA